In one window of Gorilla gorilla gorilla isolate KB3781 chromosome 2, NHGRI_mGorGor1-v2.1_pri, whole genome shotgun sequence DNA:
- the ZBED2 gene encoding zinc finger BED domain-containing protein 2, giving the protein MMRREDEEEEGTMMKAKGDLEMKEEEEISETGELIGPFVSAMPTPMPHNKGTRFSEAWEYFHLAPARAGHHPNQYATCRLCGRQVSRGPGVNVGTTALWKHLKSMHREELEKSGHGQAGQRQDPRPHGPQLPTGIEGDWGRLLEQVGTMALWASQREKEVLRRERAVEWRERAVEKRERALEEVERAILEMKWKVRAEKEACQREKELPAAVHPFHFV; this is encoded by the coding sequence ATGATGAGGCGGGAAGACGAGGAAGAGGAGGGAACCATGATGAAGGCAAAAGGGGACTTAGagatgaaggaggaggaagagattagtgagacaggagaactgaTTGGCCCTTTTGTGAGTGCTATGCCCACTCCAATGCCCCACAACAAGGGCACCCGGTTCTCTGAGGCATGGGAGTATTTCCACCTAGCTCCTGCTCGTGCTGGGCACCATCCCAACCAGTATGCCACCTGCCGCCTGTGTGGCAGGCAGGTGAGCCGTGGTCCTGGGGTCAACgtgggcaccactgcactgtggaaGCATCTGAAAAGCATGCACAGAGAGGAGCTGGAGAAGAGTGGCCATGGTCAGGCTGGGCAGCGCCAGGATCCAAGGCCCCACGGGCCCCAGCTCCCCACGGGCATTGAGGGTGACTGGGGTAGGCTCCTGGAGCAGGTGGGCACCATGGCTTTGTGGGCCAGCCAAAGGGAAAAGGAGGTGCTTAGGAGGGAAAGGGCAGTGGAATGGCGGGAGAGGGCTGTGGAAAAAAGGGAGCGAGCCCTGGAGGAGGTGGAAAGGGCCATCCTGGAGATGAAGTGGAAGGTGAGGGCTGAGAAGGAGGCATGCCAGCGGGAGAAAGAGCTGCCTGCAGCAGTACATCCCTTCCATTTTGTTTAA